A single Cryomorphaceae bacterium DNA region contains:
- a CDS encoding Omp28-related outer membrane protein — protein MKKVLAIALATGMIFAGCKKKDENNGTGTLEPAQKQRALVMETTGSWCGYCPNGAETMVQEEHNFGDDMMGVAVHTGDALETPTASDFSDNFPASGVPNFYVGNQNSGQSIAGNIAALIQQAPMAGVGHNWSRSGDAISVQSKVKFYEAGTGNYYVGCYFIQGDIEASGALTQSDYTDRLEDVDGVSKWKVDAAPVNNGGSQEYLIKAGDTFIHAHTLTSHADGLNTWGEMIPVTPTAGDQYTMNFTLTMPANSATNGMKVLTVLWKDNGAGGVQFVNGYMK, from the coding sequence ATGAAAAAAGTCTTAGCAATAGCCCTCGCGACCGGAATGATCTTCGCCGGTTGTAAGAAAAAAGATGAAAACAACGGAACGGGTACCCTCGAGCCAGCACAAAAGCAGCGCGCTTTGGTGATGGAAACGACCGGTTCTTGGTGTGGTTACTGCCCTAATGGTGCGGAGACCATGGTTCAAGAAGAGCACAACTTCGGTGACGACATGATGGGTGTTGCCGTTCACACGGGAGACGCCTTGGAAACGCCTACGGCAAGCGATTTCAGCGACAACTTCCCAGCTAGTGGTGTTCCTAACTTCTACGTTGGAAACCAAAACTCTGGACAGAGTATCGCCGGAAACATCGCGGCCTTGATTCAGCAAGCTCCTATGGCTGGTGTGGGTCACAATTGGTCTCGTTCAGGAGATGCGATCAGCGTTCAATCTAAAGTGAAGTTCTACGAAGCTGGAACGGGTAACTACTATGTAGGTTGCTACTTTATCCAAGGAGATATCGAAGCTTCAGGTGCCTTGACTCAGTCTGATTACACAGATCGTCTAGAAGATGTTGACGGAGTTTCTAAGTGGAAAGTCGATGCGGCTCCAGTGAACAACGGAGGATCTCAAGAGTACTTGATCAAAGCGGGTGACACATTCATCCACGCGCACACGTTGACTTCTCATGCGGACGGATTGAACACATGGGGTGAAATGATTCCAGTGACTCCGACTGCAGGAGATCAGTACACCATGAACTTTACCTTGACTATGCCAGCTAACTCAGCAACAAACGGCATGAAAGTATTGACCGTGCTTTGGAAAGATAACGGAGCGGGTGGCGTACAATTCGTCAACGGTTACATGAAATAA
- a CDS encoding MBL fold metallo-hydrolase produces MKLHTIHSGNFKLDGGAMFGVVPKSLWSRTNPADDNNMCPWSMRLLLIEDGNRLMLVDTGIGDKQSAKFFSFYFLFGDHSLDGSLKAAGFSRDDITDVFLTHLHFDHVGGAIQRASSEADHFEPAFKNATFWSNERHWKWATEPNAREKASFLSENILPLQESGQLKFIERGDGNRAFDVFPGIDVLFADGHTDSQMIPMIDYKGTKLVFMADLLPSTGHIPLPYVMGYDTRPLLTLSERKSFFPEIAEEEYVLFLEHDYYNDCCTLQQTEKGPRLKETFSLSDL; encoded by the coding sequence ATGAAACTACACACCATCCATTCTGGAAACTTTAAGCTCGATGGAGGAGCCATGTTCGGCGTAGTGCCCAAGAGCCTTTGGTCGCGAACGAACCCCGCTGACGACAACAATATGTGCCCGTGGAGCATGCGTCTGCTCTTGATTGAAGATGGTAATCGCTTAATGCTTGTAGATACCGGGATCGGGGATAAACAGAGTGCGAAGTTCTTCAGTTTTTACTTCCTCTTCGGAGACCACAGTCTGGACGGCAGTTTGAAGGCGGCTGGGTTCTCTCGAGATGACATCACAGATGTTTTTCTCACCCACCTTCATTTCGATCACGTAGGAGGCGCCATCCAACGCGCAAGCTCTGAAGCTGATCACTTTGAGCCGGCCTTTAAAAACGCGACGTTTTGGAGCAATGAACGTCATTGGAAATGGGCCACTGAACCCAATGCGCGGGAAAAGGCGAGCTTCTTGAGCGAGAACATCCTACCCCTTCAGGAAAGTGGACAGCTCAAGTTTATCGAACGCGGAGATGGAAACCGTGCATTCGATGTTTTTCCGGGCATAGATGTCCTTTTTGCCGATGGGCATACGGACAGTCAAATGATTCCTATGATCGACTACAAGGGGACAAAACTGGTCTTCATGGCCGATCTGCTTCCTTCAACCGGACATATCCCACTCCCCTACGTTATGGGGTACGATACACGGCCCTTGCTCACCCTATCCGAACGCAAGAGTTTCTTCCCGGAAATCGCTGAGGAGGAATATGTCCTTTTCTTGGAGCACGACTATTACAACGACTGTTGCACTCTACAGCAAACAGAAAAAGGTCCCCGTTTGAAGGAGACCTTTTCACTAAGCGATCTATAA
- a CDS encoding peptidoglycan synthetase, translated as MNVHFIAIGGSAMHNLALALQAAGHRVTGSDDHIFEPSKSRLESVGLLPETEGWFSERISEELDAVILGMHAHADNPELARAQELNLPIYSYPEFLYHQSQDKTRVVIAGSHGKTTITSMILHVLGYHDLETDFMVGAQLEGFDVMVQITEGAEFMLLEGDEYLSSPVDRRPKFLHYKPNVALLSGIAWDHVNVFPTFEDYLDQFRQFLMAIEPGGAVVYNEEDEHVKRVVEETPNEIKRFPYRTPAYRMENEQCVLETFMGDLPLEVFGKHNLSNLEGARWICNQMGVTDEQFYEAIPSFGGASRRMELLAKNDVLSVYRDFAHAPSKVAATVKAVRELYPERRFIAALELHTYSSLQTKFMPEYAGSLDAADEAYVYYNPEAVQAKRLPELSPDQVQSAFGNDQIRVFDDSTSLFARLDEPFDDRTVVLLMSSGNFNNIDLKSWAELRTE; from the coding sequence GTGAACGTACATTTCATTGCCATCGGTGGTTCGGCCATGCACAATTTGGCCTTGGCCTTACAAGCTGCGGGACATCGCGTCACCGGTTCCGACGACCACATCTTTGAACCCAGTAAAAGCCGATTAGAGTCCGTGGGACTTCTTCCCGAAACTGAGGGGTGGTTCTCCGAGCGTATTTCGGAAGAACTTGACGCCGTGATATTGGGAATGCACGCCCATGCCGATAATCCAGAATTGGCTCGAGCACAGGAGTTGAATCTGCCCATTTACAGTTATCCAGAGTTTCTGTATCACCAGAGCCAGGATAAAACGCGTGTGGTGATTGCCGGATCTCACGGGAAAACCACGATTACCAGCATGATCCTACATGTCTTGGGCTACCACGACTTGGAAACGGATTTTATGGTGGGTGCGCAACTGGAAGGATTTGACGTCATGGTTCAGATTACTGAAGGTGCCGAATTCATGTTGCTCGAAGGAGATGAATACCTCAGTTCGCCCGTCGATCGCAGGCCGAAGTTCCTGCACTACAAGCCCAATGTCGCCTTGCTTTCTGGAATTGCTTGGGACCACGTGAACGTCTTTCCCACATTCGAGGATTACCTCGATCAATTCCGCCAATTCTTGATGGCTATAGAGCCGGGCGGGGCAGTAGTCTACAACGAGGAAGACGAACACGTGAAGAGAGTTGTGGAAGAAACGCCCAACGAGATTAAGCGATTCCCGTATCGAACCCCAGCCTATCGGATGGAAAACGAACAGTGTGTCTTGGAAACCTTCATGGGTGATCTACCCTTGGAAGTCTTCGGAAAACACAATTTGAGCAATCTTGAGGGAGCTCGTTGGATCTGCAACCAAATGGGAGTGACCGATGAGCAATTCTACGAGGCTATTCCAAGCTTCGGGGGCGCCAGTCGTCGCATGGAGCTCTTGGCTAAAAATGACGTGCTGTCCGTTTATCGTGACTTCGCCCATGCGCCATCCAAGGTTGCCGCTACAGTCAAAGCGGTGCGAGAGCTTTATCCTGAAAGACGCTTCATCGCGGCTCTGGAACTCCACACTTATAGCAGCCTTCAAACGAAATTCATGCCGGAGTATGCCGGGTCTCTGGATGCAGCGGACGAGGCGTATGTTTATTACAATCCCGAGGCTGTTCAGGCGAAGAGATTGCCTGAGCTTTCACCAGACCAGGTGCAATCCGCTTTCGGCAATGACCAGATTCGCGTTTTTGACGACAGCACATCCCTCTTTGCCCGACTGGATGAACCCTTCGATGATCGGACGGTTGTACTGCTGATGAGCTCCGGGAATTTCAACAATATTGATCTCAAGTCCTGGGCTGAACTCCGAACTGAATGA
- the bshC gene encoding bacillithiol biosynthesis cysteine-adding enzyme BshC codes for MSRFHGHKIPIADTQAFSKLVVDYAHGAEELSDFYGLRPDLRSFEAQMKAKAKFDSEHRYTLVKALTEQYSRLKSVQVDSEKVEKNVLALEHANTFTVTTGHQLNLFTGPLYFWFKIVHAIRLSRSLKRAYPDYDFVPVYWMATEDHDFAEINHIHLFGGTPRWDRPDGGAVGRMTLEGMDRVLTDLGEVLGPGNNADQLRGLFKRAYTEQHTLADATRYLVHEFFAEDGLVIVDGDDPSLKSLMHRAVGLEMKEQVTHKASTQAVAALDSAYHVQVNPREINLFYLDDEGRNRLELHEKGWHVVDRDKLFTPESFDAERAAHPERFSPNVLMRPLYQEIILPNLAYIGGGAEVAYWMELKASFEAQGVPFPILFLRNSAMLVNAKVNEKREKLGLSWTELFQKTEALVNALVSEASNENLDFTEHEATLNRLFDEMEQVAGRTEKSFEGAVRAQKQKQLNGLEKLRKRLLKAEKRKHDQLVDRIRQLKDTLFPAGKLQERYDNFIPYYLEYGSDYKKALLDHLDPWTFDFHVIEES; via the coding sequence ATGAGTCGATTTCACGGACACAAGATACCCATTGCCGATACACAGGCCTTTTCAAAGCTCGTGGTGGACTACGCCCATGGGGCGGAAGAGTTGTCTGATTTTTATGGCCTACGGCCCGATCTGCGCTCCTTCGAAGCGCAGATGAAGGCAAAGGCCAAGTTTGATTCCGAGCATCGGTACACCTTGGTAAAAGCCCTGACCGAACAGTACAGTCGTTTGAAGTCTGTTCAAGTGGACTCTGAAAAAGTCGAGAAGAATGTCCTAGCCCTTGAGCATGCCAACACCTTTACGGTGACCACGGGTCATCAGCTGAATTTGTTTACCGGACCGCTTTACTTTTGGTTTAAGATCGTTCACGCGATTCGCCTCTCCAGATCTTTGAAGCGAGCATACCCCGATTATGACTTTGTTCCGGTTTATTGGATGGCCACAGAAGACCATGATTTCGCTGAGATTAACCATATCCACCTCTTCGGTGGTACTCCGAGATGGGATCGCCCTGACGGAGGAGCAGTAGGTCGAATGACCCTCGAAGGAATGGATCGCGTACTCACTGACCTAGGAGAAGTATTGGGGCCTGGGAACAACGCTGATCAATTGAGGGGTCTTTTCAAACGCGCTTACACAGAACAGCACACGTTGGCGGATGCCACGCGCTATCTGGTACATGAATTCTTTGCCGAAGACGGGCTAGTCATTGTGGACGGGGATGATCCCAGTCTGAAGTCGCTCATGCATCGGGCCGTAGGCCTTGAAATGAAAGAGCAAGTGACGCACAAGGCTTCAACACAGGCTGTTGCTGCTTTGGACTCGGCATACCACGTGCAAGTCAATCCGCGGGAAATCAATCTTTTCTACCTAGATGACGAAGGCCGTAATCGTCTTGAATTGCATGAGAAGGGGTGGCATGTCGTGGATCGCGATAAGCTCTTTACCCCGGAATCATTTGATGCGGAACGCGCCGCACATCCAGAGCGATTTAGTCCGAATGTATTGATGCGTCCGCTTTATCAAGAGATCATTCTTCCGAATCTGGCCTATATCGGAGGTGGGGCGGAAGTGGCTTACTGGATGGAGCTCAAGGCCAGTTTTGAGGCTCAAGGAGTGCCCTTTCCCATACTGTTTTTGCGGAATTCGGCCATGCTGGTGAATGCCAAGGTGAATGAGAAAAGAGAAAAACTGGGCTTAAGCTGGACCGAGCTCTTCCAAAAGACGGAGGCTTTGGTTAACGCCTTAGTTTCCGAAGCGAGCAATGAAAATCTGGACTTCACTGAGCACGAAGCAACGCTGAATCGACTGTTCGATGAAATGGAGCAGGTAGCCGGTCGCACGGAGAAAAGCTTCGAAGGAGCAGTCCGCGCTCAGAAGCAAAAGCAGCTCAATGGCCTCGAGAAGTTACGGAAGCGTTTGCTCAAAGCCGAAAAGAGAAAGCACGATCAACTCGTCGATCGGATTCGTCAACTCAAGGACACCCTATTCCCAGCGGGGAAGCTTCAAGAGCGCTACGACAATTTCATTCCGTACTACCTTGAATACGGCTCCGACTACAAAAAGGCCTTACTCGACCACCTGGACCCTTGGACTTTTGATTTTCATGTCATTGAGGAAAGCTGA
- a CDS encoding fatty acid desaturase, translating into MHRPPKQFFSGLKDLEEGASRLDASAQLLHLKKVERFGRICTVMGYATAWIAPNPLSAYLIAQGKFTRWTSVAHHVLHGGYDALVPPGHRFHSKTFAQKGRRWLDWPDWLYPEAWKYEHNTLHHYRLGEEADPDLVERNVEWIRQLNSPAILKLLLIGYFMCTWKFTYYLGTVLQASEGKVKPTSRLRQVAPYALIHFVLIPLLFLPLGAWAFMSILINTLLAECITNIHSFITIVTNHAGEDLYRFDGKPSGLEEFQWRQILGSTNYRTGGFLNDALHGYLNYQIEHHLWPDKSMMQYRWLQPRVKALCADYQVPYIQESVWIRLRKTLSIMLGRSDMKTAWSS; encoded by the coding sequence ATGCACCGCCCACCTAAACAATTCTTCTCGGGACTGAAAGACCTTGAAGAAGGAGCCTCACGGCTCGATGCTTCAGCTCAGTTACTTCATTTAAAGAAGGTCGAGAGGTTCGGCCGCATCTGCACAGTCATGGGCTATGCAACTGCGTGGATAGCACCTAACCCGCTGAGCGCGTACCTCATTGCCCAGGGCAAATTCACGCGTTGGACCAGTGTAGCGCATCACGTGCTGCACGGAGGGTATGATGCCCTTGTTCCACCTGGCCATCGTTTTCATTCCAAAACCTTTGCTCAAAAGGGGAGAAGGTGGCTTGATTGGCCCGATTGGCTCTATCCAGAAGCTTGGAAATACGAACACAATACCCTGCATCACTATCGATTAGGAGAAGAGGCCGATCCAGACCTCGTAGAGCGAAATGTCGAATGGATTCGTCAATTGAATAGCCCCGCCATACTAAAGCTCCTCCTGATTGGGTACTTCATGTGTACCTGGAAATTCACGTACTACCTGGGTACGGTACTCCAGGCCAGCGAAGGAAAAGTGAAGCCGACGAGTAGGCTCCGCCAGGTAGCGCCCTATGCTTTGATTCATTTCGTATTGATTCCCTTGTTGTTTTTACCCTTAGGGGCCTGGGCTTTTATGAGCATTCTGATCAATACCCTTCTGGCCGAATGTATCACCAACATACATTCCTTTATAACCATTGTTACCAATCATGCAGGGGAAGACCTTTATCGCTTTGATGGCAAGCCCTCTGGGTTAGAAGAATTTCAATGGAGGCAAATACTGGGGAGTACCAATTACCGAACAGGTGGTTTTCTCAATGATGCACTGCACGGATATCTGAATTATCAGATTGAGCACCACCTATGGCCGGATAAGAGCATGATGCAGTATCGGTGGTTGCAGCCCCGGGTCAAAGCTCTTTGTGCTGATTATCAGGTTCCCTATATTCAGGAGTCCGTTTGGATTCGACTTAGGAAGACCCTTTCGATTATGTTGGGTCGGTCGGATATGAAAACGGCTTGGTCAAGCTAA
- a CDS encoding sulfite exporter TauE/SafE family protein — MDLVIIALAALLTSWLTLISGFGLGTLLLPVFALFFELEVAIALTAVVHVLNNMFKFGLLARWVDRTTVLWFGVPGILGAFFGVRLLQGLSALEPWFANDSITVDPLQAVIGLLMIFFALTELFPNLKSFRFERRYLAIGGVLSGFFGGLSGHQGALRSMFLIKAGLSKEGYIATGVAIALLVDFTRIPMYLTKMPSNLMSDNWLPVLLATGSAFVGAVVGKRMMKKITLRSVQILVGVMMIGIGFGLILGLI, encoded by the coding sequence ATGGATCTCGTAATCATCGCCTTGGCGGCCCTTTTGACCTCTTGGTTGACCTTGATTAGCGGGTTCGGCCTTGGAACCCTGTTGTTGCCTGTTTTTGCCCTTTTCTTTGAGCTTGAGGTGGCCATTGCTTTAACGGCTGTAGTCCATGTGCTCAACAACATGTTCAAATTCGGCTTGCTAGCCCGTTGGGTAGATCGGACTACTGTTTTGTGGTTTGGCGTTCCCGGAATTCTGGGAGCTTTTTTTGGCGTGCGCTTGCTTCAGGGGCTCAGTGCACTGGAACCATGGTTTGCCAACGATTCCATTACCGTCGACCCACTGCAGGCAGTGATTGGTCTTCTCATGATCTTTTTTGCACTGACGGAGCTTTTTCCAAACCTTAAATCTTTCCGCTTTGAACGTCGTTACTTGGCTATCGGAGGAGTGCTTTCTGGTTTTTTTGGAGGACTCAGTGGACATCAGGGCGCCCTTCGAAGCATGTTCCTCATCAAAGCCGGTCTGTCCAAGGAAGGGTACATTGCCACGGGTGTGGCTATTGCCCTGTTGGTCGATTTTACGCGCATTCCGATGTATTTGACTAAAATGCCATCAAATTTGATGAGCGACAATTGGCTTCCCGTGTTATTGGCGACAGGTAGTGCCTTTGTTGGTGCGGTAGTAGGGAAGCGCATGATGAAAAAAATAACTCTGCGTTCGGTTCAAATACTCGTGGGCGTCATGATGATTGGGATCGGATTCGGGCTTATTCTGGGGCTGATTTAA